A genomic stretch from Mycobacterium paraterrae includes:
- a CDS encoding cytochrome P450 codes for MAEPAVTDDIEQRIREAQEKFNAGMGADGDATPYPLLRELRLKAAVHPGWPEMGVPEDGPDGKKTFTAYSFDAVKGVFTDNITFSTRIYEDMVRPLQGPTILEMQEPEHAVYRRLHEFAFARSSMKRWDTELVGPLVDRTIAKFRDAHQVDLVDAVFMPIPVRIIAALLGLPESDIGEFHRLAIDLLGFRGDMDTAMKASAQMKEYFVGILADRRKSPKDDMVTILSQAEIDGVKMSDEQIYGFMRNLLPAGAETTSRSTASLALGLLTHTDQLDAVRADRSLVPQAIEEGIRWETPLLNFIREVSTDTTFFGLDIPEGSTMMVNLGSANHDETRWDDAESFNIFRDRKPHIGFGHGAHVCLGMHLARLESTKIFNALFDALPGLRLDPDAPAPYVTGTMFRSPPRLDVVWD; via the coding sequence GTGGCGGAGCCGGCGGTTACTGACGACATCGAGCAGCGCATCCGCGAGGCGCAGGAGAAGTTCAACGCGGGAATGGGCGCCGACGGTGACGCGACCCCATACCCGCTGCTGCGCGAGCTGCGGCTGAAGGCGGCAGTGCACCCGGGTTGGCCGGAGATGGGCGTCCCGGAGGACGGGCCCGACGGCAAGAAGACGTTCACGGCATATTCGTTCGATGCGGTCAAGGGCGTGTTCACCGACAACATCACGTTCAGCACCCGCATCTACGAGGACATGGTGCGCCCGCTGCAGGGCCCGACGATCCTCGAGATGCAGGAGCCCGAGCATGCGGTCTACCGCCGATTGCACGAGTTCGCGTTCGCCCGATCGTCGATGAAGCGTTGGGACACCGAGCTTGTCGGGCCCCTGGTGGACCGCACGATCGCGAAATTTCGCGACGCACACCAAGTCGACTTGGTCGATGCGGTGTTCATGCCCATTCCCGTGCGGATCATCGCGGCCCTGCTCGGGCTGCCGGAATCGGATATCGGTGAGTTTCACCGATTGGCGATCGACTTGTTGGGCTTTCGCGGCGACATGGATACCGCGATGAAAGCGTCAGCGCAGATGAAGGAGTACTTCGTCGGAATACTCGCCGATCGGCGTAAGTCGCCGAAAGACGACATGGTGACCATCCTGTCGCAGGCCGAGATCGACGGCGTCAAGATGTCGGACGAGCAAATCTACGGATTCATGCGCAATCTCCTGCCCGCGGGCGCGGAGACCACGTCTCGGTCGACCGCTAGCCTCGCGCTGGGGTTGTTGACCCACACCGACCAACTCGATGCGGTGCGTGCCGACCGCAGTCTCGTGCCGCAGGCGATCGAAGAGGGCATTCGGTGGGAGACCCCGCTGCTGAACTTCATACGCGAAGTCAGCACCGACACGACGTTCTTCGGTCTGGATATCCCCGAGGGTTCGACGATGATGGTCAACCTCGGCAGCGCCAACCATGACGAGACCCGCTGGGACGACGCGGAGTCGTTCAACATCTTCCGTGACCGCAAGCCGCACATCGGTTTTGGCCATGGTGCGCACGTATGTCTCGGTATGCACCTGGCGCGTCTGGAGAGCACCAAAATCTTCAACGCACTGTTCGACGCATTACCGGGCTTGCGTCTCGACCCCGACGCGCCGGCACCCTACGTCACCGGGACGATGTTCCGCTCGCCACCACGCCTCGACGTGGTATGGGATTGA
- a CDS encoding dihydrodipicolinate synthase has translation MQWATGAVGRAALRELIENPHYQLVGVLVYDPGKAGLDAGALCGLPPTTGVVATADKDEIIALHADVVVHAASKAHAVETNAEDICRLLAAGSTVITTTSYNHLPTYGADTEAAFVDACRQGGSRFHAAGENPGFMFERLVATVTGLSKTIDRIDLYEATDVSAVDSRPMLVDLMGMGRPPEDVSVDSPIIKKLDLAYRQALNATADVLGITLSHIDVAVDATTLSHDIEVLAGTIEAGTVVGQRFSWVGHWSGRPLLAIHEEWVLTRDLPQWGMTPLAPGEKAPLIRAVITGEPSFELQLDVGSQTATPAGQHAMPGHLMIAMGAVRAIPYVLAQPPGVVTAPVFGAIQLA, from the coding sequence GTGCAGTGGGCGACGGGCGCCGTGGGCCGCGCGGCACTGCGGGAGCTTATCGAGAATCCGCATTATCAGCTGGTAGGGGTGCTGGTGTATGACCCGGGCAAGGCCGGCCTCGACGCCGGCGCGCTGTGCGGTCTCCCACCGACCACGGGGGTCGTCGCTACCGCGGACAAAGACGAGATCATCGCCTTGCACGCCGACGTCGTCGTGCACGCGGCCAGCAAGGCACATGCCGTCGAGACGAACGCCGAGGACATCTGCCGCCTGCTGGCGGCGGGAAGCACCGTCATCACGACGACGTCCTACAACCACCTGCCCACCTACGGCGCCGACACAGAGGCGGCGTTCGTCGACGCCTGCCGACAGGGCGGGTCACGATTTCACGCCGCGGGCGAGAACCCCGGCTTCATGTTCGAGCGACTCGTCGCGACGGTGACCGGGCTGAGCAAGACCATCGACCGAATCGACCTCTACGAGGCCACCGACGTATCCGCGGTCGACAGCCGTCCCATGCTCGTCGACCTGATGGGCATGGGCCGGCCACCTGAAGACGTCAGCGTGGACTCCCCGATTATCAAAAAGCTGGACCTCGCCTACCGCCAGGCGCTCAACGCCACGGCCGACGTCCTGGGGATCACCTTGTCGCACATCGACGTGGCCGTCGACGCCACCACGCTTTCCCATGACATCGAAGTCCTCGCCGGCACGATCGAAGCGGGAACTGTTGTCGGACAGCGGTTCTCATGGGTCGGGCATTGGTCCGGCCGTCCCCTGCTGGCCATCCACGAAGAGTGGGTGCTGACCCGCGATCTCCCCCAGTGGGGCATGACGCCGCTGGCGCCCGGCGAGAAGGCGCCGCTGATCCGCGCCGTCATCACCGGTGAGCCGAGTTTCGAACTGCAGCTCGACGTGGGTTCGCAGACCGCGACGCCGGCGGGCCAGCATGCGATGCCGGGTCACCTGATGATCGCGATGGGTGCGGTGCGGGCAATCCCCTATGTGCTCGCCCAACCGCCCGGTGTCGTGACGGCGCCGGTCTTCGGGGCGATCCAGTTAGCGTGA
- a CDS encoding ABC transporter substrate-binding protein, translating to MADDEVRAYGSVAPLKVGLLNDYPTTGDTDNDSVDALRLVMDEALASGLIDRPIELVTRNVVGLPNGTYLAVERAFDELVAEGCLAIYGPWVSDNVVPLSSHVDATARVPIVTLSGSEGALGEWCFALNNGSMAEEPVMLAAVMIGDGRSRIAIAYESSLIGKEYLAFAQRAYDAAGLNVVAAVAIPQIEADKSEAVEALRAAQPDALVHVGFGHGLWGFTDALLAAGWDPPRYTTTAFEMAHINAEWMRHLSGWIGLDSYDERNTVGQAFLDRFKARYGRRPGHSMPGLSHDAATVIVRGLAAARPLTGEGVKGGMEQVKLVPSASGAPGTFLRFGRYIRQGWMGSDYLIARRVLPDGSAHVFHAAPSDHIARAVIRGSR from the coding sequence ATGGCAGACGACGAGGTTCGTGCATACGGTTCGGTGGCGCCGCTGAAAGTCGGCTTGCTGAATGACTATCCGACCACTGGCGACACCGACAACGACAGCGTCGACGCGCTGCGATTAGTGATGGACGAAGCCTTGGCCAGCGGGCTGATCGACCGCCCGATCGAACTGGTCACCCGCAACGTGGTCGGATTGCCCAACGGCACCTATCTCGCCGTGGAGCGAGCCTTCGACGAGCTGGTGGCCGAGGGGTGCCTGGCGATCTACGGGCCCTGGGTGTCAGACAACGTCGTGCCACTGAGCTCCCACGTCGATGCCACCGCGCGGGTTCCGATCGTCACCCTGTCGGGTTCGGAGGGTGCGCTCGGTGAATGGTGCTTCGCGCTGAACAACGGGTCGATGGCCGAGGAGCCGGTGATGTTGGCCGCGGTCATGATCGGCGACGGTCGCTCACGGATCGCCATCGCCTACGAGTCGTCACTGATCGGCAAGGAATATCTTGCCTTCGCGCAACGAGCCTACGACGCGGCCGGCTTGAACGTCGTTGCCGCCGTGGCGATTCCTCAGATCGAGGCCGACAAATCGGAGGCAGTCGAGGCGTTGCGCGCCGCGCAGCCCGACGCACTGGTGCACGTCGGTTTCGGGCACGGGCTGTGGGGCTTCACCGACGCGCTGCTGGCTGCGGGCTGGGATCCGCCTCGCTACACCACGACGGCGTTCGAGATGGCGCACATCAATGCCGAGTGGATGCGCCACCTCTCGGGATGGATAGGTCTGGACAGCTACGACGAACGCAATACCGTCGGCCAGGCGTTCCTCGACCGCTTCAAGGCCCGATACGGTCGCCGGCCGGGTCATTCGATGCCGGGCCTTTCCCACGACGCGGCCACCGTGATCGTGCGCGGGCTCGCCGCTGCGCGCCCGCTGACGGGAGAAGGGGTGAAAGGCGGGATGGAGCAGGTGAAGCTCGTCCCGTCGGCCAGCGGCGCCCCGGGCACCTTCCTCCGATTCGGGCGCTACATCCGTCAGGGATGGATGGGTTCTGACTACCTCATCGCCCGTCGGGTACTGCCCGACGGGAGCGCACACGTCTTTCACGCCGCGCCCAGCGATCACATCGCACGCGCGGTCATCCGCGGCTCACGCTAA
- a CDS encoding NAD(P)H-dependent amine dehydrogenase family protein has product MTLTSEVEARTQPAQRKYRVIQWGMGNVGTLALRHFAHNPLYEVVGVLCNRPEKVGKDAGELVGEAPIGVFATTDKSALEALDADCVFYAPLWSDVDEICRLLRGGKSVVASGGAWWHRTDTNSADIDKIEAACQAGGTSFHGGGIHPGYAADLLVLTLARIVGKTDHIHIYESVNFNKDTLKYLDEMGFGKTPAEFAKGNLFQDAWTLFAQSLSMVVEGLGKTVEKFTRDVELGIATRDIPYEGTPDMDMPGLKGVIRTGTVASQHHLWTAWVDDRPFITLHELYAFTEHDAIDPRPDWEPYYHYRVVIEGDPGTELILRGSPEAREHAKPGYIGYAWTAMEPVNSIPAICDAAPGFKSHADLGLMTVRGIVR; this is encoded by the coding sequence ATGACGCTGACATCGGAAGTGGAAGCACGCACCCAGCCCGCCCAACGCAAGTACCGCGTGATCCAGTGGGGCATGGGCAATGTCGGCACGTTGGCATTGCGGCACTTTGCCCACAATCCCTTGTACGAGGTGGTCGGGGTGCTGTGCAATCGACCGGAGAAGGTTGGCAAGGACGCCGGCGAACTGGTCGGCGAAGCGCCCATCGGGGTGTTTGCGACCACCGACAAGTCCGCCCTGGAAGCGCTCGACGCCGACTGCGTGTTCTATGCACCGCTGTGGTCGGACGTCGACGAGATCTGCCGCCTGCTTCGTGGCGGAAAGAGTGTCGTGGCGTCCGGCGGTGCCTGGTGGCATCGGACAGACACCAACAGCGCCGACATCGACAAAATCGAGGCGGCTTGCCAGGCAGGCGGCACGTCCTTCCACGGCGGCGGGATCCACCCCGGCTATGCCGCGGATCTCCTCGTCCTGACGCTGGCCCGCATCGTCGGCAAGACCGACCACATCCACATCTATGAGTCAGTCAACTTCAACAAGGACACGCTGAAGTATCTCGACGAGATGGGATTCGGAAAGACGCCCGCCGAGTTCGCCAAGGGCAATCTTTTTCAGGACGCCTGGACGCTGTTCGCGCAGTCGCTCTCGATGGTCGTCGAAGGACTGGGCAAGACCGTCGAGAAGTTCACCAGAGACGTCGAACTCGGTATCGCCACCCGCGACATTCCCTACGAGGGCACACCCGATATGGACATGCCCGGCCTCAAAGGGGTGATCAGGACGGGCACCGTCGCATCCCAGCACCACCTGTGGACGGCGTGGGTCGACGACCGGCCCTTCATCACCTTGCACGAGCTCTATGCGTTCACCGAGCACGACGCCATCGACCCCCGGCCCGACTGGGAGCCCTACTACCACTATCGCGTGGTCATCGAGGGCGATCCGGGCACCGAGTTGATCCTGCGCGGAAGCCCGGAAGCCCGCGAGCACGCCAAGCCCGGTTACATCGGATACGCGTGGACCGCGATGGAACCGGTGAACTCCATTCCGGCTATCTGCGACGCCGCGCCGGGATTCAAATCCCACGCCGACCTCGGGCTCATGACCGTTCGAGGAATCGTGCGCTGA
- a CDS encoding TetR/AcrR family transcriptional regulator, with protein sequence MAKRGGADIDRRARGDQTRRALVDAGRELFVAHGFFNTSINDLVTKSGVGTRGAFYHHFKDKAELFRAVFEDVENDLTLRSIAAPPQGADAWERLTSGLHGFLAAAQEPAVQRVMLVDGPVVLGWQTLREIQEGNSIALIDEVIREAIAEGVIDDQPVSELTHMIVAALEEASLLVAHAADPNKARRRAAKILDRLLLAFAAEPRNALPR encoded by the coding sequence ATGGCGAAGCGCGGCGGAGCAGACATCGACCGGCGTGCCCGTGGCGATCAAACTCGCCGCGCGCTGGTCGACGCCGGTCGAGAACTGTTCGTAGCGCACGGGTTCTTCAACACCAGCATCAATGACCTTGTCACGAAATCGGGCGTCGGCACCCGGGGCGCCTTCTACCACCACTTCAAAGACAAGGCCGAACTGTTCCGAGCCGTGTTCGAAGACGTCGAGAACGACCTGACACTGCGCTCGATTGCGGCTCCCCCGCAGGGCGCCGATGCGTGGGAGCGACTCACCAGCGGGCTACACGGATTCCTCGCCGCCGCACAGGAACCCGCGGTCCAACGGGTGATGCTCGTCGACGGGCCGGTGGTCCTCGGCTGGCAAACCCTGCGCGAAATCCAGGAGGGCAACAGCATCGCCCTGATCGACGAGGTGATACGCGAGGCGATCGCAGAGGGCGTGATCGACGATCAACCCGTTTCCGAGTTGACCCACATGATCGTCGCTGCGCTCGAGGAGGCCTCGCTTCTGGTCGCGCATGCCGCGGATCCGAACAAAGCGCGCCGGCGGGCCGCGAAAATCCTCGACCGCCTCCTGCTCGCTTTCGCCGCCGAACCCCGAAACGCTTTGCCGCGGTGA